Part of the Streptomyces sp. NBC_00457 genome, ATCGCGAGCCGGTCGGTGAGGTCCACGACCTCGGCGAGATCACCGAAGTCGCGTACGGCCGTGTCGACCGTCTTTCGGATACGGGTGTTCACCCGCTCGGAGCGGACCTTCTTGGCGATCTGCATGGCCTCGACGGCGAGGACGGAGGCCTGCTCGGGCTCCCGTCGCAGCAGATGCACGGTGGCCATCCCGATCGCGTTCAGCGCATACGACCGCTGGTGCTCGGTGTCCTTGGCGAAGAGGTCGACGGCCCGCTGCATCAGGGGCTCGGCGAGGGACGCGTAGGCGGGGCTGCGGCCCGCCACATAGGCGAGGTCGCGGAAGGAGTGGGAGTTCTCGCCGTACAGCTCGGCCTCGGAGAAGAAACGGATCCAGTCGGGGTCGGGCTCGTCCCACTCGCCGGACTCGCCGAAGGTGTCCTCGGCCATCCGCACCGCCCGCTTGCACTTGCCGGGCTGGCCCATATTGGCGTAGGCCCGGGCCTCCATCGCATACAGCATCGACTGGGTGCGGGGGCTCGCACAGTCCCGGCTGCCGTACTGCGCGAGGTGGATCAGCTCCAGCGCGTCATCGGGCCGCCCGAGGTGGATCATCTGGCGGCTCATGCTGGACAGGATGTACGAGCCGAGCGGCTTGTCGCCCGCCTCCTTCGCGGCGTGCAGGGCGAGGACGAAGTACTTCTGCGCGGTGGGCTGGAGTCCGATGTCGTACGACATCCAGCCGGCCAGCTCGGCCAGCTCGGCGGCGACCTTGAACAGCGTGCGGGTGGTGGACTCGGGCTGGGGCTCCTGGAGGAGGTCGGTCACCTCGTGCAGCTGGCCGACGACGGCCTTGCGGCGCAGGCCGCCGCCGCACTGGGCGTCCCACTGGCGGAACATCACGGTGGTGGACTCGAGGAGCTCCAGCTCGGGCTTGGACAGCCGGCCGCGCGCGCGTGAGGACGGGACGGACCCGGGCTCCGGCTGCGGGGCCTGCGGCGCCGGCACCAGCCAGCGCTGCATCGGCTCGATGAGGGACGGGCCCGCGGAGAGGGCCAGCGAGGTTCCGAGGAAGCCGCGCCGCGCCAGCATCAGGTCGCTGCGCGAGAACTCGCTGAGCAGGGCCACGGTCTGCGGGCCCGTCCAGGGGAGGTCGACTCCGGACACGGACGGTGACTGGCGGGCGGCGCGCAGTCCCAGGTCCTCGACGGAGACGACACATCCGAACCGCTCGGAGAACAGCTCGGACAGGATCCGGGGGATCGGCTCGCGCGGATTCTCGCCGTCCAGCCAGCGACGCACCCGCGAGGTGTCCGTGGAGATGTGGTTGGCCCCCAACTGGCGTGCCCTGCGGTTCACTTGCCGCGCGAGCTCGCCCTTGGACCAGCCGCTGCGCACGAACCACGAGCCGAGCAGCTCATTGGGGCGCTTGTCAGCGTTCGTCCCGCTTCCGCCGTTGCCGCCCACTGGAACGCCCCCATCCCTGAGACCACTTGTCGCCGAGTGCGCCAAGCCCTATCAGAATGCCGGTAAATAGGGCCGCCCGTCCGGTAGTTGTCACCCTTCGAACGGAAACCCGAGTTGCCTCCGGCATACCCACGAGTGCACGTGCCCCCAGGACTCGTGCACTCACAGTAATCCTACGATCACGCCTCCAGCCATGGCGATCCCGGAAACGCCACCATTCGCCACCCCTTCGAATGAACTCACGGTGGCTGGTACGCGATTCACTTGACATAGGACGGCCAGGAGTGGGCGGAACGGTGCACTCAGGGGCGCACGCAGCCGGGCGCACCACCCGGGCCGCTCGAAGGCGCCGCTCGGCACGGAGGCGAGGACACGGTCAGTCACATTCCGGGTCGGTCTCGTAACCACCGGTGCGTCGGACCCGTTGGAGGGGGCATGGGCTTCACGATCGGCAGCAGTCGGGGCATCCGCGACATCCGGTCCGGCTCGCGCCGCCGCGGCCGCACATCGGAGTGCACCGCCGTGGCCGAGTTCACCGGGCTCTGGGGCTGGGACGTGGTGCCGGGCGCGCGGGCCGCGGCGGGCGCCTGTTCCTGCGGCCACTCCGACTGCCGCGCGCCGGGCGCACATCCGCTGGACTTCGCGCCGGAGCTACCCGCCGGCGCGACCCTCGACCAAGTGACCGAGTCCTGGGGCGAGTTCCCCGGCGCCTCGGCGATGCTGCCGGTCGGCCGGACGTTCGACGTCATCGAGGTCGCCGAGCCCGCCGGACGCCACGCCCTGGCCCGGCTGGAACGCATGGGCCTGCCCGTCGGCCCGGTCACGGCGACCCCCGAGGGCCGCGCCCACTTCTTCGTCGCCCCCGGCGCCGCCACCGACCTCCCCGAGCTGCTCTACCGCATGGGCTGGGACGACCCGACCTCCCTCGACCTGCACGGCCTCGGCCCGGGTACGTACATCACCGCCCCGCCGTCCGACCGGGCCGGCCTGGGCCCGGTGCGCTGGCTGCGCTCCCCCGAGCTGGACTCGGCGACCCGTCCGCCGGAGGCCCGGCTGCTGCTGGGGACGCTGGCGTACGTGGCGCACAGGTCCCGGGCGTAGGCCTCAGAGCAAAGCGCCCGCCTCCCAACTGCACCTTGGGAGGCGGGCGCTTCTTCACATACCGACTTCGGTAGGTGGGGTCACTCTCCGATAAGGGCGTCAACGAACGCCTCCGGCTCGAACGGCGCCAGATCATCCGCACCCTCGCCGAGGCCGACCAGCTTGACCGGCACGCCCAGCTCGCGCTGCACGGCGATCACGATGCCGCCCTTGGCCGTACCGTCCAGCTTGGTCAGGACGATGCCGGTGATGTCGACGACCTCGGCGAAGACGCGGGCCTGCACCAGACCGTTCTGGCCGGTGGTGGCGTCCAGCACGAGCAGCACCTCGTCCAGCGGAGCGTGCTTCTCCACGACGCGCTTGACCTTGCCGAGCTCGTCCATGAGGCCGGTCTTGGTGTGCAGGCGCCCGGCGGTGTCGATGAGGACGACGTCAGAGCCCATCTCCTTGCCCTCCTTGACCGCGTCGAAGGCGACGGAGGCGGGGTCGCCGCCCTCGGGCCCGCGCACGGTGTACGCGCCGACCCGCTCACCCCAGGTCTGCAGCTGGTCGGCGGCGGCGGCACGGAAGGTGTCGGCGGCACCCAGGACGACGCTGTTGCCGTCGGCGACGAGCACCCGGGCGAGCTTGCCGGTGGTGGTGGTCTTGCCGGTGCCGTTGACGCCGACGACCATCACGATGCCGGGCTTGCGGTCCTCCGGCTCGGTCTTCACGACGCGGTCCATGTCGGTGCCGACCAGCTTGAGCAGCTCCTCGCGCAGCAGGCCGCGCAGCTCCCCGGGCGTCCGGGTCCCGAGCACCTTGACGCGCTCACGCAACGCGTCGACCAGCTCCTGGGTGGGCTGCACACCGACGTCGGCGGTGAGCAGGATGTCCTCGATCTCCTCCCACGTGTCCTCGTCGAGGTGCTCGCGCGACAGCAGCGTGAGCAGCCCCTTGCCGAGGGCGTTCTGGGAGCGGGAGAGTCGGGCGCGCAGACGCACCAGACGCCCCGCGGTGGGTTCCGGGACCTCGATCTCGGTCGGCGGAAGCTCTTCGACGACGGGCGGTTCCTGGACGGCGGCCGGGGCCGAGCCGTCGGGAAGGTCCACCTCCTCTATCGTGCGGCGCGGTTCCTCGCGCGGCGTTTCGGCCTCGTCGCCGACGTGCGGCTCGGCCGGAGGGGCGGTGATGTCGGGCGCGGAGGGCGGCGGCGGAGGCAGCGGCTTCTTGCGCCGGCTGCCGACGATGAGCCCACCGAGCGCGGCGAGCACGACCACGGCGATGACTACAACAAGGATGACGATTTCCATAACGCGTCCAGTATCAGCCATCGGGCTCCGCGGGACCCAGCTTGTAGCTTCCCCCAAGAAGCGGAGTCGCCCTCCTGCCGCTGCTCGCGGACCGAGGAACCCGCACCCCTGGATGTCTGACGCCCCGTCAGCTACCGTCCCCCTTCGCATCCACCCGGTGAAGGGGGACTTCCCATGCCCGTCACGGTCGTACGTTTCAACCTCGTCGAGCCCGGCGCGACCCCCGCCTCGCTCAGCGCCCGCTACCGAGCGGCGCTGGAGATGGCCGCGTACGCCGACGATCACGGCATCACCACCGTGCAGACCGAAGAGCACCACGGTGCCGCGAACAACTGGCTGCCGTCGCCCTTCGCCTTCGCGGGAGCCGTCTTCGGCGCCACCCGGAAGATCGCGGTCACGGTCTCGGCGATCATCGGGCCGCTGCACGACCCGCTGCGGCTGGCCGAGGACATCGCCGTACTGGATCTGCTGAGCGGCGGACGGCTGGTGACCGTCGCCGGGATCGGCTACCGGCCGGAGGAGTACGCCCTGTTCGACGTGGAGTGGAAGCGGCGGGGGCGGCTCCAGGACGAACTCCTCGAGACCCTCCTCAAGGCCTGGACCGGCGAGGAGTTCGAGTACCGGGGCCGTACGGTACGGGTCACCCCGCGCCCGTTCACCGAGCCGCACCCCCTCCTCCTGGTCGGCGGCTCCTCGCAGGCCGCCGCCCGCCGGGCCGCCCGGCTCGGCCTGCCGTTCTTCCCCAGCGCGCATCTGCCGGAGCTGGAGACGTACTACAAGGAACGGCTCGTCGAGTACGGCACCGAGGGCTGGACCATGATGCCCGCGACCGAGCAGCCGCTGCTGCACATCGCCGAGGACCCGGACCGGGCGTGGAGCGAGTACGGCGGCCACTTCCTGCACGAGGCGCGGACGTACGCCTCCTGGCAGTCCGGCGGTATACGGTCCGCGGTGAAGTCGGCGGCCACGACCGTGGACGAGCTGCGCGCCGAGGGCGTCTACCGGATCCTCACGCCGGACGAGTGCGTGGCGCAGGGGCTCGACAACTATGTGCTGCATCCGCTGTCGGGCGGGATGCCGGTGGAGGAGGGGTGGCGCAGCCTGCGGCTGTTCTGCGACAACGTACTGCCCCGGCTCAAAGACCTCGAAGGCTGAGCCGGGGCGGTACGTCTCTTACGAGGCTCAGCCCATCTCCTCCAGTGCCTTGCCCTTCGTCTCCTTCACGTACTTGAGGACGAACGGGATGGAGAGCGCGGCGAAGGCCGTGTAGATCACGTAGGTGACGGAGAGGTTCCAGTCGGCCAGCGACGGGAAGCTCGCGGTGATGGCCCAGTTGGCGATCCACTGTGCGGCGGCGGCCACGCCCAGGGCGGCGGCGCGGATCTTGTTCGGGAACATCTCGCCGAGGAAGACCCAGACGACCACACCCCAGGACAGGGCGAAGAAGAGGACGAAGATGTGGGCGGCGATCAGGGCGATCCAGCCCTGCGTGGCCGGCAGCTTGCCGTCGACGAGGTGGAAGGAGAACGCCCAGGCCTCCAGCGCGAGGCCGATCACCATGCCGACGGAGCCGATGAGTGCCAGCGGCTTACGGCCGATGCGGTCCACCAGGAGCATCGCGATCACGGTGCCGACGATGTTGATGATCGACGTCGTGAAGGAGTAGAAGAACGAGTCCGTCGGGTCGACGCCGACCGACTGCCACAGGGTCGAGGAGTAGTAGAACGCGACGTTGATGCCGACGAACTGCTGGAAGACCGACAGGCCGATACCGATCCAGACGATCGGCTTGAAGAAGAAGGAGCCGCCGAGCAGGTCCTTGAAGCTCGACTTGTGCTCGCTGTTCATGCCGTGCTCGATCTCGGCGATCCGGGCGTCGAAGTCGACGTCCTTGCCCTCGACCTCGGCGAGGATCTCGCGGGCCTGCTCGTGCTTGCCGACGGAGATCAGGTAGCGCGGGGACTCGGGGATGGCGAAGGACAGCAGGCCGTAGATGACGGCCGGGATCACCATGACGCCGAGCATGACCTGCCAGGCCTCCAGGCCCAGGATCTGGCCGCGCTGGTCGCCGTCGGCGGCGTTGAGCAGAGCCCAGTTGACCAGCTGCGAGACGGCGATGCCGATGACGATGGCGGCCTGCTGGAAGGAGCCGAGCCGTCCGCGGTACTCGGCCGGGGCGACCTCGGCGATGTAGGCGGGGCCGATCACGGAGGCCATGCCGATGGCGAAGCCGCCGACGACGCGCCAGAAGGCGAGGTCGTACAGGGCGAAGGGCAGCGCCGAACCCACGGCGCTGACGGTGAACAGCACGGCGGAGATCTGCATGCACCGGATACGGCCGATGCGGTCGGCGATCCGGCCGGCGGTGGCGGCGCCGATGGCACAGCCGATCAGGGCGATGGCGATGACCTGCGCCAGCGCCGCGGAGCCGATGTCGTAGCGGCCGCGAATGGCCTCGACGGCGCCGTTGATCACGGAGCTGTCGTAGCCGAAGAGGAAGCCGCCCATCGCGGCCGCCGCGGCGATGAAGACGACGCGCCCGAGATGTTCGGGATGAGCCTTGGCGGCTCCTGACTTGGGTGCCTGCGCTGTGCTGGTCACGTGTACTCCTCGGGCCACCGGCAACGCTGCCGGTTGGGGTCAGCCCTTCGAGGTCCACCAGAAGGTACCTGAAGGTAAAAGCAACGTTGCTCAGGCTATGCCTTCAAGTTTCGAAGTCAATATGACGTTGTTAAGAGAATGCACCGCAGGTGTGAGGGGCTTGCGTTCAAGAGTTGAAGGGATGATCCCCAAATCGCTGGTCAGAACCGGTGTAGGCGGCACGCATTTAGCGCAGCCGCTGAGAGATGACCTTCGACACACCGTCGCCCTGCATGGAGACGCCGTACAGCGCGTCGGCGACCTCCATCGTCCGCTTCTGGTGGGTGATCACGATCAGCTGCGAGGCCTCCTGCAGCTCCTGCATGATCCGGATCAGCCGCTGCAGGTTGGTGTCGTCGAGCGCGGCCTCGACCTCGTCCATCACATAGAACGGGCTGGGCCGGGCCTTGAAGATCGACACGAGCATCGCGACGGCGGTCAGTGAGCGCTCGCCACCGGAGAGCAGACTGAGCCGCTTGACCTTCTTGCCCGGGGGACGCGCCTCGACATCGACGCCCGTCGTGAGCATGTTGTCGGGATCGGTGAGGATCAGCCGCCCGTCACCGCCCGGGAAGAGCCGGCTGAAGACGCCCTCGAACTCACGGGCCGTGTCCCGGAACGCCTCGGTGAAGACCTGCTCGACGCGCTCGTCGACCTCCTTGACGACCTGGAGCAGGTCGGCGCGGGTCTTCTTCAGGTCCTCCAGCTGCTCGCTGAGGAACTGGTGCCGCTCCTCCAGCGCCGCGAACTCCTCCAGCGCCAGCGGGTTGACCTTGCCGAGCTGCTGATAGGCCCGCTCGGCGGACTTGAGCCGCTTCTCCTGCTCGGCCCGGACGAACGGCTTGGGCTGGTTGCGGGGATGCTCGGGGTCCTCCGGCAGCTGCTCCCCCTCCGCCGGAAGCGAGGGCGGGACGAGCTGATGCGGGCCGAACTCGTCGACGAGCCCGGCCGGCTCGACACCCAGCTCCTCCAGCGCCTTGGTCTCCAGCTGCTCGATCCGCATCCGCTTCTCGGCGCCGAGCACTTCGCCGCGGTGGACGGAGTCGGTCAGCTTGTCCAGCTCGGACTTGAGATCGCGCCCCGCGTTACGGGCGACGGTCAGCTCCTGCTCACGTCGCGCCTTGGCGCTCTCGGCAGCGGTGCGTTCCGCGTCGGCACGGGTGAGGGAGACCTCGACGTGCGCGAGCAGCTGCCGCGCACCGGAGGCGACGGCTTCCGCCACGGCCGCCTCGTGCCGCATCCGCGCCCGCCGCTGCTCGGCACGCGCGCGTGCGTCGCGCTCCGCTCGGGCGGCGCGGTCGAGGGAGTCGGCGCGGCCGGCGAGCCCCTTGACCCGCTCCTCGTGCGTACGGACCTGGAGGCGGGCCTCCATCTCGGTCTGGCGTGCGTTGGCGCCGTCGGCGGCGAGCCGATCCCGTACGGAGGTGTCTGGCTCCTCCTCGACCGGCATCTCCTCGGCGACGGCGAGCCGTTCGGCCAGCTCCTCGGCTTCTTCTACGGCCTTGTCGAGCGCCTCCTGCGCCCGCGCCGCCGCCGCGGCGGACCGCTCGGCCTCCCCGGCGGCGCCGCGCGCCTGACCGGCGAGCCGTCCGAGCTGCTGCGCCACGGCCGACTTCTCCCGGTCGGCGGCCCTGCGCCGCTCCCCCACGGCTTCGACGAGTGCGGTGCACTCCTTACGCCGCTCGGTCGCCGCGTGCTGCGCCTCGGTGAGTTCCTCGCACCGCACGGCCAGCTCTTCCAGCTCGGCGGCGGCCTCGTCCACGGAGGCCTGCACTTCGAGGAGGCTGGGTGCTCCGGCGGATCCGCCGTGCGCGAAGTGGGCGCCCAAGAGGTCGCCTTCGGCGGTTACGGCGGTGAGGTCGGGGTGGGCGTAGACGAGCTCTTCGGCGTCTTCGAGGGTGCTGACGACGACGATGCGGTGGAGCAGCCGTCGGACGGCCGGCATGAGGTCGGACGGGCCGCGGACCAGCTCGGCAGCGTGCCGTAGTCGGGCGTCCGTGGGTTCGTTGTGGCTGGTCGCGCCGTTCTCCGCGCCGCTTTGGGGCGCGTCTGCGTCACCGGCGAGCAGCAGGGCCGCCCGTCCGCCGTCCTGTTTGCGCAGGAGGCGGATCGCGTCCGCCGCGGCGGATGGTGACGTCACCGCGATCGCGTCCGCCGCCGCTCCGAACGCCGCTGCCAGCGCGACCTCGTAACCAGGGGTCACCGTCAGCAACTCGGCCGCCGGGCCCAGCAGGCCGGTGAGCCGGTCCTTCGCTCCCAGGAGCGCTCCGGTTCCGTCCTTGCGTCGCAGTCCCATCGCCAGCGCCTCGTGGCGGGCCTGGGTGGCGGCGCGTTTGCGTTCCGCTGCTGTGGCCGCCTCACGGGCCGCCGTCAGGGCGACGTCCGCCTCGGTCAGTGCTGTCTTGGCCGCTTCGTGCTGCTCGCCGAGTTCCGCGTCGTCCGCGTCCAGGCCGTCGACCTCGGCCTTCAGGGTCTCGTACTCCTCCTGGGCGGCGACGGCGCGTTCCTGGGCCTCGTCGCGGGCGGCGGCGAGGCGGTCGATCTCGGCCTGGGCGGATGCGGCACGCGAACGGGCCGCGTTGACCTGGCCGTTCAGGCGCGCGAGGCTCTCGCGGCGGTCGGCGATGGAGCGGGCGACGTCCTTCAGGCGCCGTTCCTCCATGGCCAGCTCGCGCTCCAGGTCGGCGCGGTGCGCGACCGTGTCGTCCAGCGCCCGCTCGGCCGCCTCCAAGGCCGCTTCGAGCTCGGCCTCCTGCTCACGGATCCGGTTGGCCTCACGCTCCATGTCCTCGGGATCGCGGCCCCGGCGCTCGTCGGGCGGCGCGGACGTGGCGCTCTTCACACGGGCGTCGGCCAGCGAGACCGTGCCGCGGACGCGTTCGGCGAGCTGGGAGAGTTCGTACCAGGTCTGCTGGGCGCGCTGGAGTCGCGGCGTGAGCTGCCGTACCTCGTCCTCCAGGAGCGCCTCCCGCTGGAGCGCCTTCTTCAGCTCCAGCTCGGCGGCTTCCTTACGTTCCTTCAGTGCTGCCTCGTCGGCGACCTCGGCGTTGAGCGCCTCTCGGAGTCGTACGAGATCGTCGGCGAGCAGGCGGAGACGGGCGTCGCGGAGGTCGGCCTGGATGACGGCGGCCCTGCGCGCCACCGCCGCCTGGCGGCCCAGGGGCTTCAGCTGCCTGCGCAACTCGTCCGTCAGGTCCTGCACGCGCGCGAGGTTGGCCTGCATCGCGTCCAGCTTCCGGAGGGCCTTCTCCTTGCGCTTGCGGTGTTTCAGCACACCCGCGGCCTCTTCGATGAAGGCGCGGCGGCCCATGGGGTCGGCATGCAGTACGGAGTCGAGCTGGCCCTGGCCGACGATGACGTGCATCTCGCGGCCGATGCCGGAGTCGGAGAGGAGTTCCTGGATGTCGAGCAGGCGGCAGGTGTCGCCGTTGATCTGGTACTCGCTGCCGCCGTTGCGGAACATGATCCGCGTGATGGTGACCTCGGCGTACTCGATGGGCAGCGCGCCGTCGGAGTTGTCGATGGTGAGGGACACCTCGGCGCGGCCGAGCGGCGGGCGGCCGGTGGTGCCGGCGAAGATGACGTCCTCCATCTTGCCGCCGCGCAGCGACTTGGCGCCCTGTTCACCCATGACCCAGCTGAGCGCGTCCACCACATTGGACTTGCCCGAGCCGTTCGGTCCTACGACACACGTGATCCCCGGCTCGAACCGGAGCGTGGTCGCCGAGGCGAACGACTTGAACCCGCGGAGGGTCAGGGCCTTGAGGTGCACGCCGCTGGACTCTACCTCCCACCGGTATCTCGGACGCCGAACCCTGGGGCACCCCCGCGGTTTCACCCATGAACGTGCAGGGCACACCAGACGTTAAAGAGGGTGAAAGGATGCGCGGGAGCAAGAAAGAAGGGACGCCGAAGCGTCCCTTGCAAACTCTGACAACTCAGCGGTTGATACAGGCAGCCCAACCACTGCTGTCGTTGTGTGGTGCTGTGTGATGCAGTGATCAGGTGAGCGCAGGCTCCGCCTGGTGTGCGTCAATGCTCTCCATGACCCTGTCGTGAGAGTCCATGCTCTCCATGATCCTGTCGTGAGAAGCGGCAGCCGTCAGCGAGTCGTTCTCCGCCTGGATTCGTCCGAGCTCGGATTCCAGGTCCTGGACACGCTGCTGGAGCCGTCGCATCTCGGCGAGGAGTCGAGGGTCGGAGCCGCCGACGTAACCGAGAAGCGCCTTTGCCATGATGGATGGTCCTCCACAATGAGTGACCGACCGATGCGGTGTGGGTCGTGAGGGATTCGCACCCGCGGTGCTTGGCACTGTTGAGTTGTGCTGCCGTTCTCCATGCCAAACAGCTAAGGTGCGCGGGGCTTTCAGCGTCTCACCAAAAAGTTTGACGGTCAACACGATCACGCCCTGCTTTGGCGGGCATCCCGGGGGCGCGCGGCCGTGAAACCGGCGGCGCTGCTGCTCCTGCGGGCCCCTCAGGGCGTGACGATCATCCTTGCGTGCGGAGCCTGCCATGGCAACCGGTTCTTGGCAACCACCAGGCTCTTTCTGCTCGGGGCAGCTGCCGGTGGCATGTACCTCCGCTTCCACCTGGGCCGCTTTACAGAAATCGCTCAGCGGATCGAGAAGCCGTCGTAGCCGCCGCGGGGTGTGTCCCAGATCTCGGTGACTCCGTCGACGCGGCCGGGCGTGTCGGCGCTCCCGAGCCAGTCGAGGAGCCGTTGGCACGCTCCGCGCGGGCCCTCCGCGACCACCTGGACCCGTCCGTCCTCCAAATTGAGAGCAAAACCACTCAGGCCGCCGATCTCGAGCGCCTTGGCCCGGGTGAACCAGCGAAAACCCACACCTTGGACGCGTCCACGCACCCAGGCGACCAACCGCACATCCTCGCTCATGAGGGCAACCTAACGGGCCAATGTCTCTCACGGCACTTCCTCACCCTGCGCCATGCGGTACCGTCCAGCCCCAATGAATCTCATATGAAACTCACTCGATCGAGTGAGGTTGCGTTGACCGCACGGGCGAGTCGACCGCACAGGACGAGGAAGGCAAGGACATGGGACGCCACCGACGCTCAGCCGCCGGCCGCGCCGCCACGGGCCGCGCCACGGGGGTCACAGAAACGTACGGTTCCCGCACAGGGAGCCACGACCCGCAGGACTCGTACGACGCATACGACGCGTACGCGGCAGACCGTTCCATCCCGGGCAGGGCGCCCTACCTGAACACCGAGGCGCCCTACCCCGGCACCGAGGCGTACGCCGAGACCACCGCGCGCAGCGAGCGCTACCTCTTCGCCTCGGACGAGGACTACCGCGTCGTCTTCCCTGACGCCGCACCCGGCGGGGGTGGCCGGCGAACCGCTGGGCACCGCCGTAAGAAGAAGGCGGTGCGTCCGGTGCGTGCCGGACTGCTCGGCGTCTCCGCCGCGGTCGCCATCGGCACGGTCGCGGTGGCCACGGGTGTGGTGCCCGGCGTGGAGAACTACCAGCTCGGTGGCGGCAGCGACAGCGGCGACAGCGTGCAGGCCGTGGACACGCCCTCGAACAGCGCGACCGAGCAGGGCGGCACGTCCGGCGCCGCCGAGGGCCGCGAGACCGAAGAGTCGGCTAGCCGGGACAACGAGCGTGCGGCCTCGCCGGCGCCGTCCGCCTCGGCGTCCACGGCGCCGACCGAGACTCCGTCCAAGGAGCCGAAGGCCCCGCCGGCCAAGACCAAGAAGCCGAAGCCCACGCCCACCCCGTCGCGCCCGGCCACCAAGGCGCCGGAGAAGGACACCGGCGCCCCGGTGACGGTGTCCGCCGAGGCCAGGGCCGAGGCCGAGGTGCTCAAGCTCGTCAACCAGGAGCGGGCGAAGGTGGGCTGCAGCCCGGTCTCCGCGAACAGCGCGCTGGCCC contains:
- the smc gene encoding chromosome segregation protein SMC; the encoded protein is MHLKALTLRGFKSFASATTLRFEPGITCVVGPNGSGKSNVVDALSWVMGEQGAKSLRGGKMEDVIFAGTTGRPPLGRAEVSLTIDNSDGALPIEYAEVTITRIMFRNGGSEYQINGDTCRLLDIQELLSDSGIGREMHVIVGQGQLDSVLHADPMGRRAFIEEAAGVLKHRKRKEKALRKLDAMQANLARVQDLTDELRRQLKPLGRQAAVARRAAVIQADLRDARLRLLADDLVRLREALNAEVADEAALKERKEAAELELKKALQREALLEDEVRQLTPRLQRAQQTWYELSQLAERVRGTVSLADARVKSATSAPPDERRGRDPEDMEREANRIREQEAELEAALEAAERALDDTVAHRADLERELAMEERRLKDVARSIADRRESLARLNGQVNAARSRAASAQAEIDRLAAARDEAQERAVAAQEEYETLKAEVDGLDADDAELGEQHEAAKTALTEADVALTAAREAATAAERKRAATQARHEALAMGLRRKDGTGALLGAKDRLTGLLGPAAELLTVTPGYEVALAAAFGAAADAIAVTSPSAAADAIRLLRKQDGGRAALLLAGDADAPQSGAENGATSHNEPTDARLRHAAELVRGPSDLMPAVRRLLHRIVVVSTLEDAEELVYAHPDLTAVTAEGDLLGAHFAHGGSAGAPSLLEVQASVDEAAAELEELAVRCEELTEAQHAATERRKECTALVEAVGERRRAADREKSAVAQQLGRLAGQARGAAGEAERSAAAAARAQEALDKAVEEAEELAERLAVAEEMPVEEEPDTSVRDRLAADGANARQTEMEARLQVRTHEERVKGLAGRADSLDRAARAERDARARAEQRRARMRHEAAVAEAVASGARQLLAHVEVSLTRADAERTAAESAKARREQELTVARNAGRDLKSELDKLTDSVHRGEVLGAEKRMRIEQLETKALEELGVEPAGLVDEFGPHQLVPPSLPAEGEQLPEDPEHPRNQPKPFVRAEQEKRLKSAERAYQQLGKVNPLALEEFAALEERHQFLSEQLEDLKKTRADLLQVVKEVDERVEQVFTEAFRDTAREFEGVFSRLFPGGDGRLILTDPDNMLTTGVDVEARPPGKKVKRLSLLSGGERSLTAVAMLVSIFKARPSPFYVMDEVEAALDDTNLQRLIRIMQELQEASQLIVITHQKRTMEVADALYGVSMQGDGVSKVISQRLR
- a CDS encoding sugar porter family MFS transporter; the encoded protein is MTSTAQAPKSGAAKAHPEHLGRVVFIAAAAAMGGFLFGYDSSVINGAVEAIRGRYDIGSAALAQVIAIALIGCAIGAATAGRIADRIGRIRCMQISAVLFTVSAVGSALPFALYDLAFWRVVGGFAIGMASVIGPAYIAEVAPAEYRGRLGSFQQAAIVIGIAVSQLVNWALLNAADGDQRGQILGLEAWQVMLGVMVIPAVIYGLLSFAIPESPRYLISVGKHEQAREILAEVEGKDVDFDARIAEIEHGMNSEHKSSFKDLLGGSFFFKPIVWIGIGLSVFQQFVGINVAFYYSSTLWQSVGVDPTDSFFYSFTTSIINIVGTVIAMLLVDRIGRKPLALIGSVGMVIGLALEAWAFSFHLVDGKLPATQGWIALIAAHIFVLFFALSWGVVVWVFLGEMFPNKIRAAALGVAAAAQWIANWAITASFPSLADWNLSVTYVIYTAFAALSIPFVLKYVKETKGKALEEMG
- the nsdA gene encoding transcriptional repressor NsdA, whose protein sequence is MGGNGGSGTNADKRPNELLGSWFVRSGWSKGELARQVNRRARQLGANHISTDTSRVRRWLDGENPREPIPRILSELFSERFGCVVSVEDLGLRAARQSPSVSGVDLPWTGPQTVALLSEFSRSDLMLARRGFLGTSLALSAGPSLIEPMQRWLVPAPQAPQPEPGSVPSSRARGRLSKPELELLESTTVMFRQWDAQCGGGLRRKAVVGQLHEVTDLLQEPQPESTTRTLFKVAAELAELAGWMSYDIGLQPTAQKYFVLALHAAKEAGDKPLGSYILSSMSRQMIHLGRPDDALELIHLAQYGSRDCASPRTQSMLYAMEARAYANMGQPGKCKRAVRMAEDTFGESGEWDEPDPDWIRFFSEAELYGENSHSFRDLAYVAGRSPAYASLAEPLMQRAVDLFAKDTEHQRSYALNAIGMATVHLLRREPEQASVLAVEAMQIAKKVRSERVNTRIRKTVDTAVRDFGDLAEVVDLTDRLAIELPETAEAV
- a CDS encoding LLM class flavin-dependent oxidoreductase — protein: MPVTVVRFNLVEPGATPASLSARYRAALEMAAYADDHGITTVQTEEHHGAANNWLPSPFAFAGAVFGATRKIAVTVSAIIGPLHDPLRLAEDIAVLDLLSGGRLVTVAGIGYRPEEYALFDVEWKRRGRLQDELLETLLKAWTGEEFEYRGRTVRVTPRPFTEPHPLLLVGGSSQAAARRAARLGLPFFPSAHLPELETYYKERLVEYGTEGWTMMPATEQPLLHIAEDPDRAWSEYGGHFLHEARTYASWQSGGIRSAVKSAATTVDELRAEGVYRILTPDECVAQGLDNYVLHPLSGGMPVEEGWRSLRLFCDNVLPRLKDLEG
- a CDS encoding bifunctional DNA primase/polymerase, with the protein product MGFTIGSSRGIRDIRSGSRRRGRTSECTAVAEFTGLWGWDVVPGARAAAGACSCGHSDCRAPGAHPLDFAPELPAGATLDQVTESWGEFPGASAMLPVGRTFDVIEVAEPAGRHALARLERMGLPVGPVTATPEGRAHFFVAPGAATDLPELLYRMGWDDPTSLDLHGLGPGTYITAPPSDRAGLGPVRWLRSPELDSATRPPEARLLLGTLAYVAHRSRA
- the ftsY gene encoding signal recognition particle-docking protein FtsY, with the protein product MEIVILVVVIAVVVLAALGGLIVGSRRKKPLPPPPPSAPDITAPPAEPHVGDEAETPREEPRRTIEEVDLPDGSAPAAVQEPPVVEELPPTEIEVPEPTAGRLVRLRARLSRSQNALGKGLLTLLSREHLDEDTWEEIEDILLTADVGVQPTQELVDALRERVKVLGTRTPGELRGLLREELLKLVGTDMDRVVKTEPEDRKPGIVMVVGVNGTGKTTTTGKLARVLVADGNSVVLGAADTFRAAAADQLQTWGERVGAYTVRGPEGGDPASVAFDAVKEGKEMGSDVVLIDTAGRLHTKTGLMDELGKVKRVVEKHAPLDEVLLVLDATTGQNGLVQARVFAEVVDITGIVLTKLDGTAKGGIVIAVQRELGVPVKLVGLGEGADDLAPFEPEAFVDALIGE
- a CDS encoding acylphosphatase, producing MSEDVRLVAWVRGRVQGVGFRWFTRAKALEIGGLSGFALNLEDGRVQVVAEGPRGACQRLLDWLGSADTPGRVDGVTEIWDTPRGGYDGFSIR